In one Pseudomonas hydrolytica genomic region, the following are encoded:
- a CDS encoding EscU/YscU/HrcU family type III secretion system export apparatus switch protein: MSRKSSKAEPRQAIALNYDGQNAPVLSAKGDDELAEAILAIAREYEVPIYENAELVRLLARLELGDAIPEALYRCIAEIIAFAWYLQGKTPPGFEADKERDVTPPPALLRGPRS; the protein is encoded by the coding sequence ATGAGCCGCAAGAGCAGTAAGGCGGAACCGCGCCAGGCTATCGCCCTCAACTACGACGGGCAGAACGCCCCCGTGCTCAGCGCCAAGGGCGACGACGAACTGGCCGAGGCCATCCTTGCCATCGCCCGCGAGTACGAGGTCCCGATCTACGAGAATGCCGAGCTGGTGCGGCTGCTGGCCCGCCTGGAGCTGGGCGACGCCATCCCCGAAGCGCTGTACCGCTGCATTGCCGAGATCATCGCCTTCGCCTGGTACCTGCAGGGCAAGACCCCGCCCGGCTTCGAGGCGGACAAAGAGCGCGACGTCACCCCGCCGCCGGCGCTGCTCAGAGGTCCGAGGAGCTGA
- a CDS encoding rhodanese-like domain-containing protein: MHRLIPLLCACLACLPLAAQEAPLEVRGAITVNVMQAKHLYDHGAVFIDVRPAREWGWGHVEGAMHMDLRGRFAGLAQPQWPRDLPLVIYCDSEMGPQSAQAVEQAVAWGFSRVFYFRGGYFAWQLFDFPMGKATAGEALAVSSSDL, translated from the coding sequence ATGCATCGCCTGATTCCATTGCTTTGCGCCTGCCTGGCATGCCTGCCGCTCGCTGCCCAGGAGGCGCCGCTGGAGGTGCGCGGCGCCATTACCGTCAACGTCATGCAGGCCAAGCACCTTTACGATCATGGCGCCGTGTTCATCGACGTGCGCCCGGCGCGCGAGTGGGGCTGGGGCCATGTCGAGGGGGCGATGCACATGGATCTGCGCGGGCGCTTCGCTGGCCTGGCCCAGCCGCAGTGGCCGCGCGACCTGCCGCTGGTGATCTATTGCGACAGCGAGATGGGCCCGCAGAGCGCGCAGGCGGTGGAGCAGGCGGTAGCCTGGGGGTTCAGCCGGGTGTTCTATTTCCGCGGCGGCTATTTCGCCTGGCAGCTGTTCGACTTCCCCATGGGCAAGGCCACGGCTGGCGAGGCACTGGCAGTCAGCTCCTCGGACCTCTGA
- a CDS encoding DUF2802 domain-containing protein, translated as MLEAALILLALLCVALGFVCHGLYRSQQRALAEQAKRDAARDARIKELSKRLDTYLTGSIRMGEELHELRRIVAPLPDKVSQIEQRDPSSLSFTQAARLVGMGASVDDLTQSCGLSKAEAELISRLHQPKARQPQ; from the coding sequence ATGCTCGAAGCCGCCCTGATCCTGCTGGCGCTGCTCTGTGTGGCGCTGGGCTTCGTCTGCCACGGTCTGTATCGCAGCCAGCAGCGTGCGCTGGCGGAACAGGCCAAGCGTGACGCTGCGCGCGATGCGCGGATCAAGGAGCTGAGCAAGCGTCTGGACACCTACCTGACCGGCAGCATTCGCATGGGCGAAGAACTGCATGAGCTGCGCCGGATCGTCGCGCCGCTGCCGGACAAGGTCAGCCAGATCGAGCAGCGCGACCCCAGCAGCCTGTCGTTCACCCAGGCTGCAAGGCTGGTCGGCATGGGCGCCAGCGTCGATGACCTGACCCAGTCCTGTGGCCTGAGCAAGGCCGAGGCCGAGCTGATCAGCCGGCTGCACCAACCCAAGGCGCGGCAGCCGCAATAG
- a CDS encoding chemotaxis protein CheW, translating to MKKSSAQGAEDPILQWVTFRLDNETYGINVMQVQEVLRYTEIAPVPGAPSYVLGIINLRGNVVTVIDTRQRFGLGSAPVTDNTRIVIIEADKQVVGILVDSVAEVVYLRQSEIETAPNVGNDESAKFIQGVCNKNGELLILVELDKMMSEEEWSELESI from the coding sequence ATGAAGAAAAGCTCTGCACAAGGTGCCGAAGATCCGATTCTGCAGTGGGTGACCTTTCGCCTGGATAACGAAACCTACGGCATCAACGTGATGCAGGTGCAGGAAGTCCTGCGCTACACCGAGATCGCTCCGGTACCGGGTGCGCCGAGCTACGTGCTGGGCATCATCAACCTGCGCGGCAACGTGGTCACCGTGATCGATACCCGCCAGCGCTTCGGCCTGGGCTCGGCGCCGGTCACCGACAATACCCGTATCGTCATCATCGAAGCGGACAAGCAGGTGGTCGGCATTCTCGTCGACAGCGTCGCCGAAGTGGTTTACCTGCGTCAGTCCGAGATCGAGACCGCGCCCAACGTCGGCAACGACGAATCGGCCAAGTTCATCCAGGGCGTATGCAACAAGAACGGCGAGCTGCTGATTCTGGTCGAGCTGGACAAGATGATGAGCGAGGAGGAGTGGTCGGAGCTGGAGAGCATCTGA
- a CDS encoding CheW domain-containing protein yields the protein MSRNLATATRSQLALQSYLDGLLQEAAAELEMSVSLDEFEAAVLEEQVRDARLVEPVAVAPVIEPQVQAPPVEMPVPVQTVVVEEAPPPVAPVVELAPSPAAVLQDGRPGWAEEPFECLLFDVAGLTLAVPLICLGSIYPLQDQELTPLFGQPEWFLGILPSQAGNLKVLDTARWVMPDRYREDFRDGLQYVISVQGYEWGLAVHQVSRSIRLDPSEVKWRSQRTQRPWLAGTVIEHMCALLDVAALAELIASGGAKRLAAGKLH from the coding sequence ATGAGTCGTAACCTCGCCACAGCCACGCGCTCCCAGCTTGCCTTGCAGTCATACCTCGACGGTTTGCTGCAGGAGGCTGCCGCCGAGCTGGAGATGTCCGTCAGCCTCGACGAGTTCGAGGCGGCGGTACTCGAGGAGCAGGTGCGCGATGCGCGTCTGGTCGAGCCGGTCGCCGTTGCGCCGGTCATCGAGCCTCAGGTGCAGGCGCCGCCAGTCGAAATGCCCGTACCGGTACAGACCGTGGTCGTCGAAGAGGCGCCGCCGCCTGTGGCTCCTGTCGTCGAGCTGGCGCCGTCGCCTGCGGCCGTGCTGCAGGATGGCCGGCCAGGCTGGGCGGAAGAGCCGTTCGAGTGCCTGCTGTTCGACGTTGCCGGGCTGACCCTGGCGGTGCCGCTGATCTGCCTGGGCTCGATCTACCCGCTGCAAGATCAGGAGCTGACGCCGCTGTTCGGTCAGCCGGAGTGGTTCCTCGGCATCCTGCCGAGCCAGGCCGGCAACCTGAAGGTGCTGGATACCGCGCGCTGGGTGATGCCGGACCGCTATCGCGAGGATTTCCGCGATGGTCTGCAGTACGTGATTTCGGTCCAGGGCTACGAGTGGGGGTTGGCGGTGCATCAGGTCAGCCGCTCTATCCGTCTGGACCCCAGCGAGGTCAAGTGGCGCAGTCAGCGTACCCAGCGGCCCTGGCTGGCCGGTACGGTGATCGAGCACATGTGCGCGCTGCTCGACGTGGCGGCGCTCGCCGAACTGATCGCCAGCGGCGGCGCCAAACGCCTGGCCGCTGGAAAACTGCATTGA
- a CDS encoding ParA family protein, protein MKVWAVANQKGGVGKTTTSIALAGLLADAGKRVVVVDLDPHGSMTSYFGHDPDTLEHSCFDLFLHQGNVPQGLPRQLLHSTSHENISLLPSSTALATLERQSPGQSGLGLVIAKSLAQLWEDFDHAIIDSPPLLGVLMVNALAASQQLVIPVQTEFLAVKGLERMITTLAMINRSRKQALPYTIVPTLFDRRTQASMSTLRVLRNTYPDHLWPAYIPVDTRLRDASRAGRTPSQFDAGSRGVIAYRALLKHLLSHQPAAQVA, encoded by the coding sequence ATGAAAGTCTGGGCAGTAGCCAATCAGAAAGGTGGTGTCGGCAAGACCACCACCTCCATCGCGCTGGCAGGCCTGTTGGCCGATGCCGGCAAGCGCGTGGTCGTGGTCGACCTCGACCCCCACGGGTCGATGACCAGTTACTTCGGCCATGATCCCGATACGCTGGAGCACAGCTGCTTCGATCTGTTCCTGCATCAGGGCAACGTGCCGCAGGGGCTGCCCCGGCAGCTGCTGCACAGCACCAGCCACGAGAACATCTCCTTGCTGCCGTCGAGCACCGCACTGGCCACGTTGGAGCGTCAGTCGCCGGGGCAGAGTGGCCTGGGGCTGGTGATCGCCAAGAGCCTGGCGCAGCTGTGGGAGGATTTCGATCACGCCATCATCGACAGCCCGCCACTGCTCGGCGTGCTGATGGTCAACGCGCTGGCGGCCAGCCAGCAGCTGGTGATTCCGGTGCAGACCGAGTTCCTGGCGGTGAAGGGCCTGGAGCGCATGATCACCACGTTGGCCATGATCAACCGCTCGCGCAAGCAGGCGCTGCCCTACACCATAGTGCCGACCCTGTTCGATCGTCGTACCCAGGCGTCCATGAGTACCCTGCGCGTGCTGCGCAATACCTATCCCGATCATCTCTGGCCGGCCTACATTCCGGTCGACACCCGTTTGCGCGATGCCAGCCGGGCAGGGCGCACGCCTTCGCAGTTCGATGCCGGCAGCCGCGGCGTGATCGCCTACCGGGCGCTGCTCAAGCACCTGCTGAGCCACCAGCCGGCAGCGCAGGTGGCTTGA
- the motD gene encoding flagellar motor protein MotD, protein MARRRHHEDHENHERWLVSYADFITLLFAFFVVMYSISSINEGKYKILSESLTGVFNQPDRSIKPIPVGEERPRTGEPENTSLDDPSADATLQSIASSVREAFGELIQSDQLTVRGNEMWIEIELSSSLLFPSGDALPNNQAFDIIEKVAKILAPYQNPVKVEGFTDNLPIQTSQFPTNWELSSARAASIVRMLAMDGVDPSRLAAVGYGEFQPIADNATAEGRARNRRVVLVISRNLDTRRGAGSTAAQQSGAGTQPAPAPVSGVPQS, encoded by the coding sequence ATGGCGCGCAGGCGGCATCACGAAGATCATGAGAATCACGAGCGTTGGCTGGTCTCCTACGCCGACTTCATCACCTTGCTGTTCGCCTTCTTCGTGGTGATGTACTCGATCTCCTCGATCAACGAAGGCAAGTACAAGATCCTCTCCGAATCGCTGACCGGCGTGTTCAATCAGCCGGATCGTTCGATCAAGCCCATACCGGTGGGCGAGGAGCGGCCGCGCACCGGCGAGCCCGAGAACACCTCGCTGGACGACCCCAGCGCCGATGCCACCCTGCAGAGCATTGCCTCCAGCGTGCGCGAGGCCTTCGGCGAGCTGATCCAGAGCGACCAGCTGACCGTGCGTGGCAACGAGATGTGGATCGAGATCGAGCTGAGTTCCAGCCTGCTGTTTCCCAGCGGCGACGCCTTGCCCAACAACCAGGCGTTCGACATCATCGAGAAGGTCGCCAAGATTCTGGCGCCCTACCAGAACCCGGTCAAAGTGGAAGGTTTCACCGACAATCTGCCGATCCAGACCAGCCAGTTTCCGACCAACTGGGAGTTGTCGTCGGCGCGTGCGGCTAGCATCGTGCGTATGTTGGCCATGGATGGAGTGGACCCGTCACGTCTGGCGGCGGTGGGCTACGGTGAGTTCCAGCCCATCGCGGACAACGCCACGGCCGAGGGCAGGGCGCGCAATCGCCGGGTGGTACTGGTGATTTCGCGCAACCTCGATACCCGGCGCGGGGCGGGTAGTACCGCGGCGCAGCAGTCCGGCGCTGGCACGCAACCTGCACCAGCGCCTGTGTCGGGGGTTCCGCAGTCGTGA
- a CDS encoding flagellar motor protein — translation MDVLSLIGVILAFVAILGGNYLEGGHAGALLNGPAALIVIGGTLGAAFLQAPVNVFKRAMSILRWIFFPPRIDLIGGINRVVGWSMVARKEGLLGLEAVADAEPDPYARKGLQLLVDGAEPESIRSILEVDLYTQEARDIQAAKVLESMGGYAPTIGIIGAVMGLIHVMGNLADPSMLGSGIAVAFVATIYGVGFANLLLLPAGNKLKSIALRQSRYREMLLEGILSIAEGENPRSIELKLQGFMD, via the coding sequence ATGGATGTACTGAGCCTAATCGGCGTCATCCTGGCCTTCGTCGCGATTCTCGGCGGCAACTATCTCGAAGGCGGACATGCCGGCGCGCTGCTCAACGGGCCAGCGGCGCTGATCGTGATCGGCGGCACGCTGGGCGCGGCCTTCCTGCAGGCGCCGGTGAACGTGTTCAAGCGCGCCATGAGCATCCTGCGCTGGATCTTCTTTCCGCCACGCATCGACCTGATCGGTGGTATCAATCGCGTGGTGGGTTGGAGCATGGTGGCGCGCAAGGAAGGGCTGCTGGGCCTGGAGGCCGTGGCCGACGCCGAGCCCGATCCCTACGCGCGCAAGGGCCTGCAATTGCTGGTCGACGGCGCCGAACCCGAATCCATCCGCAGCATCCTGGAAGTGGACCTCTACACCCAGGAGGCGCGCGATATCCAGGCGGCCAAGGTGCTCGAGAGCATGGGCGGTTACGCGCCGACCATCGGCATCATCGGTGCGGTGATGGGCCTGATTCACGTGATGGGCAATCTGGCCGATCCGAGCATGCTCGGCAGCGGCATCGCCGTGGCCTTCGTCGCCACCATCTACGGCGTCGGCTTCGCCAACCTGCTGCTGTTGCCGGCCGGCAACAAGCTCAAATCCATCGCGCTGCGCCAGTCGCGTTATCGCGAGATGCTCCTGGAGGGCATCCTGTCCATCGCCGAGGGTGAGAACCCACGCTCCATCGAACTGAAGCTGCAAGGCTTCATGGACTGA
- a CDS encoding protein-glutamate methylesterase/protein-glutamine glutaminase — protein MAVKVLVVDDSGFFRRRVSEILSADPSIQVVGTATNGREAIDQALALKPDVITMDYEMPMMDGITAVRNIMQRCPTPVLMFSSLTHEGARVTLDALDAGAVDFLPKNFEDISRNPEKVKQMLCEKVHSIARSNRRFSSAAVAPAPTAASPTAPTSRLAASARPAAPSAAPRPAPASSGAAPVSPAPKRKSYKLVAIGTSTGGPVALQRVLTQLPANFPAPIVLIQHMPAAFTKAFAERLDKLCRIQVKEAEDGDILRPGLALLAPGGKQMMVDARGAVKILPGDERLNYKPCVDITFGSAAKSYGDKVLAVVLTGMGADGREGARLLKQGGSQVWAQDEASCVIYGMPMAIVKANLADAVYGLDDIGRHLTEACQ, from the coding sequence ATGGCAGTCAAGGTCTTGGTGGTGGACGACTCCGGTTTCTTCCGCCGGCGCGTTTCGGAAATTCTGTCTGCTGACCCCAGTATTCAGGTCGTGGGTACGGCCACCAACGGGCGGGAAGCCATCGATCAGGCGCTGGCGCTCAAGCCCGACGTGATCACCATGGATTACGAGATGCCGATGATGGACGGCATCACCGCCGTGCGAAACATCATGCAGCGCTGTCCGACCCCGGTGCTGATGTTCTCCTCGCTCACTCACGAAGGTGCCCGTGTCACCCTCGACGCGCTGGACGCCGGCGCGGTGGATTTCCTGCCGAAGAACTTCGAGGACATCTCGCGCAATCCCGAGAAGGTCAAGCAGATGCTGTGCGAGAAGGTGCACAGCATCGCGCGCAGCAACCGCCGTTTCAGCTCGGCCGCGGTGGCTCCGGCGCCGACTGCGGCTAGTCCGACGGCGCCGACTAGTCGTCTTGCCGCCTCGGCGCGCCCGGCGGCTCCCTCGGCCGCCCCGCGCCCCGCGCCGGCGTCCTCTGGTGCCGCACCGGTTTCGCCTGCGCCCAAGCGCAAGTCCTACAAGCTGGTGGCCATTGGCACCTCCACTGGCGGCCCGGTTGCGCTGCAGCGCGTGCTGACCCAGCTGCCGGCCAACTTCCCGGCGCCCATCGTGCTGATCCAGCACATGCCGGCGGCCTTCACCAAGGCCTTTGCCGAGCGTCTGGACAAGCTCTGCCGCATCCAGGTCAAGGAAGCCGAGGACGGCGATATCCTGCGCCCGGGTCTGGCCCTGCTGGCGCCCGGTGGCAAGCAGATGATGGTGGACGCGCGCGGTGCGGTGAAGATCCTGCCGGGCGACGAGCGCCTCAACTACAAGCCCTGCGTGGACATCACCTTCGGTTCGGCGGCCAAGTCGTACGGCGACAAGGTGCTGGCGGTGGTGCTGACCGGCATGGGCGCCGACGGCCGCGAAGGCGCGCGCCTGCTCAAGCAGGGCGGCAGCCAGGTGTGGGCGCAGGACGAGGCCAGCTGCGTGATCTATGGCATGCCGATGGCCATTGTGAAGGCCAATCTGGCCGACGCGGTCTATGGGCTGGACGACATCGGCCGGCACCTGACCGAGGCCTGCCAGTGA
- a CDS encoding chemotaxis protein CheA, with protein MSFGADEEILQDFLVEAGEILEQLSEQLVELESRPDDMNLLNAIFRGFHTVKGGAGFLQLNELVECCHIAENVFDILRKGERRVDSELMDVVLEALDAVNGMFGEVRERREPTPATPELLAALSRLAEPAGAEAAAPAQEPEAEPEPAPVSAPAASGDITDSEFEQLLDALGDAPAAAHGAESSAASDEITDDEFESLLDQLHGKGQFSGTVETAADTAVATASAASAASDEITDDEFEALLDQLHGKGQFSAAAEAAAPAAAVAGAAAAAGDDITDDEFESLLDELHGKGKFVPPPVSAPAAAPAAKPAAAAKPAAAAKPAAAKAEPAAARTPAAPAPAADKAPAASEAETTVRVDTARLDEIMNMVGELVLVRNRLVRLGLNSGDEAMSKAVSNLDVVTADLQTAVMKTRMQPIKKVFGRFPRLVRDLARNLKKEINLELVGEETDLDKNLVEALADPLVHLVRNAVDHGVETPEEREKAGKARAGRVVLSAEQEGDHILLSITDDGKGMDADVLRAKAVEKGLLDKDAADRLNEFECYNLIFAPGFSTKTEISDVSGRGVGMDVVKTKISQLNGTVNVFSQKGQGSKIVIKVPLTLAIMPTLMVMLENQAFAFPLVNVNEIFHLDLSRTNVVDGQEVVIVRDKALPLFYLKRWLVPQAFHEGQREGHVVILTVGSQRIGFVVDQLVGQEEVVIKPLGKMLQGTPGMSGATITGDGRIALILDVPSMLKRYARRF; from the coding sequence ATGAGCTTCGGCGCCGATGAAGAGATCCTCCAGGATTTCCTGGTAGAGGCCGGCGAGATTCTCGAACAGTTGTCCGAACAGCTCGTGGAGCTGGAAAGCCGACCGGACGACATGAACCTGCTCAACGCCATCTTCCGCGGTTTCCATACCGTCAAGGGCGGGGCGGGTTTCCTCCAGCTCAACGAGCTGGTGGAGTGCTGCCATATCGCCGAGAACGTCTTCGACATCCTGCGCAAGGGTGAGCGTCGCGTCGACTCGGAATTGATGGACGTGGTGCTCGAAGCTCTGGATGCCGTCAACGGCATGTTCGGCGAGGTGCGCGAGCGGCGCGAACCGACTCCGGCCACGCCGGAACTGCTGGCGGCACTGTCGCGTCTGGCCGAGCCCGCTGGTGCCGAGGCGGCTGCCCCCGCACAGGAGCCGGAAGCGGAGCCGGAACCCGCTCCGGTTTCCGCGCCTGCCGCCTCCGGCGACATCACCGACAGCGAGTTCGAGCAACTGCTCGATGCGCTGGGCGATGCGCCCGCTGCTGCCCATGGCGCCGAAAGCAGCGCCGCCAGCGACGAAATCACCGACGACGAATTCGAATCCCTGCTCGATCAGCTGCACGGCAAGGGCCAGTTCTCCGGCACGGTTGAAACCGCCGCCGATACCGCCGTGGCGACGGCGTCTGCCGCTTCCGCCGCCAGCGACGAAATCACCGACGACGAATTTGAAGCCCTGCTCGATCAGTTGCACGGCAAGGGCCAGTTTTCCGCGGCAGCCGAGGCAGCCGCTCCCGCCGCTGCCGTAGCCGGTGCTGCGGCAGCGGCCGGCGATGACATCACCGACGACGAGTTCGAGTCGCTGCTCGATGAGTTGCACGGCAAGGGCAAGTTCGTGCCGCCGCCGGTTTCCGCACCTGCCGCCGCGCCCGCAGCCAAACCGGCCGCCGCGGCCAAGCCAGCGGCTGCGGCAAAACCTGCTGCGGCCAAGGCCGAGCCGGCTGCCGCGCGCACCCCGGCGGCGCCTGCGCCGGCTGCCGACAAGGCGCCCGCCGCGAGCGAAGCGGAAACCACGGTGCGCGTCGATACCGCGCGTCTGGATGAAATCATGAACATGGTCGGCGAGCTGGTGCTGGTGCGTAACCGCCTGGTGCGCCTGGGCCTGAACAGCGGCGATGAAGCCATGTCCAAGGCCGTTTCCAACCTCGACGTGGTGACGGCCGACCTGCAGACCGCGGTGATGAAGACCCGCATGCAGCCGATCAAGAAGGTCTTCGGCCGCTTCCCGCGCCTGGTCCGTGATCTGGCACGTAACCTCAAGAAGGAAATCAACCTCGAGCTGGTGGGCGAGGAGACCGACCTGGACAAGAACCTGGTCGAGGCCCTGGCCGACCCGCTGGTGCACCTGGTGCGCAACGCCGTCGACCATGGCGTGGAAACCCCGGAAGAGCGCGAGAAGGCCGGCAAGGCCCGCGCCGGCCGCGTGGTGCTGTCCGCCGAGCAGGAAGGCGACCACATCCTGCTGTCGATCACCGATGACGGCAAGGGCATGGATGCCGACGTACTGCGTGCCAAGGCCGTGGAGAAGGGCCTGCTGGACAAGGACGCCGCCGATCGCCTGAACGAATTCGAATGCTACAACCTGATCTTCGCCCCGGGCTTCTCGACCAAGACCGAGATCTCCGACGTGTCCGGCCGCGGCGTCGGCATGGACGTGGTGAAGACCAAGATTTCCCAGCTCAACGGCACGGTCAACGTGTTCTCGCAGAAGGGCCAGGGCTCGAAGATCGTCATCAAGGTACCGCTGACCCTGGCGATCATGCCGACGCTGATGGTGATGCTGGAAAACCAGGCCTTCGCCTTCCCGCTGGTCAACGTCAACGAGATCTTCCACCTCGACCTGTCGCGCACCAACGTGGTCGACGGTCAGGAAGTGGTCATCGTGCGCGACAAGGCGCTGCCGCTGTTCTACCTCAAGCGCTGGCTGGTGCCGCAGGCCTTCCATGAGGGCCAGCGCGAAGGCCATGTGGTGATCCTCACCGTGGGCAGCCAGCGCATCGGTTTTGTCGTCGATCAATTGGTCGGCCAGGAAGAAGTGGTAATCAAGCCGCTGGGCAAGATGCTCCAGGGCACGCCCGGCATGTCCGGCGCCACGATTACCGGCGACGGTCGCATCGCGTTGATTCTCGACGTACCGAGCATGCTCAAGCGCTACGCTCGACGTTTCTGA
- a CDS encoding protein phosphatase CheZ, which produces MEHDDSTLGDLESTLKSNARELVDSLEQGNFGAAVQLINELNKVRDRGLYHEVGKLTRELHNAIVNFQLDPRMPHAQELSQIADATERLNYVVTMTEKAANRTMDLVEQSAPLVNDLSDEAQSLSAEWGRFMRREMGAEGFRELAKRIELFLARSERDSNKLSAHLNDILLAQDYQDLTGQVIKRVTQLVTEVESNLLKLVLMASQVDRFAGIQHDHEVLRAEQEKLKEPSRGEGPQIHADKRDDVASSQDDVDDLLSSLGF; this is translated from the coding sequence ATGGAACACGATGACTCCACGCTGGGTGACCTCGAGTCGACCCTGAAAAGCAACGCCCGCGAGCTGGTCGATAGCCTGGAACAAGGCAACTTCGGCGCTGCGGTGCAACTGATCAACGAGCTCAACAAGGTCCGCGATCGCGGCCTGTACCACGAGGTCGGCAAGCTGACCCGGGAGCTGCACAACGCCATCGTCAATTTCCAGCTCGACCCGCGCATGCCGCATGCCCAGGAGCTGTCGCAGATCGCCGATGCCACCGAGCGCCTGAACTATGTCGTGACCATGACCGAGAAGGCCGCCAACCGCACCATGGATCTGGTGGAGCAGAGCGCGCCGCTGGTCAACGACCTCAGTGACGAGGCGCAGAGCCTGAGCGCGGAGTGGGGCCGTTTCATGCGCCGCGAGATGGGCGCCGAGGGCTTTCGCGAGCTGGCCAAGCGTATCGAGTTGTTTCTCGCTCGCAGCGAGCGTGACAGCAACAAGCTGTCCGCTCATCTCAACGACATCTTGCTGGCGCAGGACTACCAGGACCTGACCGGCCAGGTGATCAAGCGCGTCACCCAGTTGGTGACCGAGGTGGAAAGCAACCTGCTCAAGCTGGTGCTCATGGCCAGTCAGGTCGACCGTTTTGCCGGTATTCAGCACGACCATGAAGTGCTGCGCGCCGAACAGGAAAAATTAAAAGAGCCATCCCGGGGTGAAGGTCCGCAGATTCATGCCGATAAGCGTGATGACGTCGCCTCCAGTCAGGACGATGTCGACGACCTGCTGTCCAGTCTTGGATTCTAA
- a CDS encoding chemotaxis response regulator CheY, producing the protein MKILIVDDFSTMRRIIKNLLRDLGFTNTAEADDGTSALPMLQSGSFDFLVTDWNMPGMTGIDLLRAVRADERLKHLPVLMVTAEAKRDQIIEAAQAGVNGYVVKPFTAQVLKEKIEKIFERVNG; encoded by the coding sequence ATGAAAATCCTCATCGTTGACGATTTCTCGACGATGCGACGGATCATCAAGAACCTCTTGCGGGACTTGGGCTTCACCAACACCGCCGAGGCCGACGATGGCACTTCGGCACTGCCCATGCTGCAGAGCGGCAGCTTCGACTTTCTGGTGACCGACTGGAACATGCCCGGCATGACCGGCATCGACCTGCTGCGCGCGGTGCGCGCCGACGAGCGCCTCAAGCACCTGCCGGTGTTGATGGTTACCGCCGAAGCCAAACGTGACCAGATCATCGAAGCGGCACAGGCCGGCGTGAACGGCTATGTGGTCAAGCCCTTCACCGCCCAGGTGCTGAAGGAAAAGATCGAGAAGATCTTCGAGCGGGTAAACGGCTGA
- the fliA gene encoding RNA polymerase sigma factor FliA: MTAASGLRMYNKAQAQDSQHQLIERYAPLVKRIAYHLLARLPASVQVDDLIQAGMIGLLEASRKYDSGKGASFETFAGIRIRGAMLDEVRKGDWAPRSVHRNSRMVSDAIRVVEARTGRDAKDHEVAAELQLSLEDYYGILGDTLGSRLFSFDDLLQDGEHGGLHEDAGHTHLEPSRDLEDERFQAALADAIAGLPERERLVLALYYDEELNLKEIGEVLGVSESRVSQLHSQCAARLRSRLGEWRAS, from the coding sequence ATGACAGCAGCCTCTGGACTTCGTATGTACAACAAGGCGCAGGCGCAGGACTCCCAGCACCAGCTGATCGAACGCTATGCCCCTCTGGTCAAGCGCATTGCTTATCACCTGCTGGCCCGTTTACCGGCCAGCGTGCAAGTCGACGATCTCATTCAGGCCGGCATGATCGGCCTGCTGGAAGCGTCGCGCAAATACGACTCCGGCAAGGGGGCGAGTTTCGAAACCTTCGCCGGTATCCGCATCCGCGGTGCCATGCTCGACGAGGTACGCAAGGGCGACTGGGCCCCGCGTTCGGTGCACCGCAACAGCCGCATGGTCAGCGATGCCATTCGTGTCGTTGAAGCAAGAACCGGGCGAGACGCTAAAGATCACGAGGTTGCGGCCGAACTCCAATTGAGTCTCGAGGATTACTACGGCATCCTTGGCGACACTTTGGGCAGCCGTTTGTTCAGCTTCGACGACCTGTTGCAGGACGGCGAGCATGGCGGTTTGCACGAAGACGCCGGGCACACCCACCTCGAACCTTCGCGGGACCTCGAAGACGAACGCTTCCAGGCGGCCTTGGCCGATGCCATCGCCGGTTTGCCGGAGCGCGAACGTCTCGTGCTGGCGCTGTATTACGATGAAGAACTGAACTTGAAGGAAATCGGCGAAGTGCTGGGGGTCAGCGAGTCGCGCGTCAGCCAGTTGCATAGCCAGTGCGCAGCGCGGTTGCGCTCGCGGCTCGGCGAGTGGCGCGCCAGCTGA